The proteins below come from a single Torulaspora delbrueckii CBS 1146 chromosome 5, complete genome genomic window:
- the BER1 gene encoding Ber1p (similar to Saccharomyces cerevisiae YLR412W; ancestral locus Anc_4.279) has product MTADKAKNRFQDGLTACRKVVKESAMFEELCQALRPHRSLIEKVRCLAIGSFHDEFPARYQLALLLELIDFIADEKQRTIEVSVYDPVFTSDDLNFISDMGPNWMCSKEVPSWIGVRDSNQVLFFLPHAPLDLTEEILKTERPELWLANNVIAHTDRYTKLQLHEKYPVISKLLNVLESSLKNDPISRLHEDEEFTTFVSKKKKRRNRKVFIEPKIDYDSVDSHFETCKVLTSFNNGLLLKEQPWINSFSDLTLHHIE; this is encoded by the coding sequence ATGACTGCTGATAAGGCTAAAAATCGATTTCAAGATGGATTGACTGCTTGCCGAAAAGTGGTGAAAGAATCCGCAATGTTTGAGGAACTTTGCCAGGCGCTAAGGCCGCACAGAAGTTTAATTGAAAAGGTACGATGTCTCGCTATAGGAAGCTTTCATGACGAATTCCCAGCTAGATATCAATTGGCTCTTTTGTTGGAATTGATTGATTTCATTGCAGATGAGAaacaaagaacaattgaagTGTCAGTATACGATCCAGTTTTTACTTCAGATGACTTGAACTTCATTAGTGATATGGGTCCAAACTGGATGTGCAGTAAAGAGGTACCCAGTTGGATTGGAGTTAGAGATTCTAATCAGGTTCTTTTTTTTCTGCCTCATGCACCGCTGGACTTAActgaagagattttgaagacagAGAGACCAGAACTTTGGTTAGCCAACAACGTCATCGCGCATACGGATAGATACACCAAGCTGCAACTACATGAAAAATATCCAGTCATTAGTaagcttttgaatgttCTGGAGTCATCTCTGAAGAACGATCCGATTTCTAGATTacatgaagatgaagaattcacGACTTTCGTAtccaaaaagaagaagcgTAGGAACAGGAAAGTATTCATAGAACCGAAGATAGACTACGATTCAGTAGACTCACATTTTGAGACTTGCAAAGTCCTTACAAGTTTCAACAACGGACTTCTCTTGAAGGAGCAACCTTGGATAAACTCCTTCTCCGATTTAACACTTCATCACATAGAATGA
- the FAS1 gene encoding tetrafunctional fatty acid synthase subunit FAS1 (similar to Saccharomyces cerevisiae FAS1 (YKL182W); ancestral locus Anc_4.280), which yields MSTTTATRPLILSHGSLEHVLPVPTSCFFAASELLDQFNKSLPEPTENFASDQEPSSPIELLAKFLGFVADFVQEGETKFAAVLENSLNEFEIAYLQGNAVHAVAAKLLDEEDSNTTIEKVKELIKNYIKARYVAKKPFEKSQSALFKSATSGESQIAAIFGGQGNTDDYFEELRELYQTYNVVVSDVIEFAVTTLKELVQSTRDTKKVFTQGFDVLNWLEQPTQTPDTDYLLSIPISCPLIGVIQLAHYAVTARLLGFTPGELRSHLNGATGHSQGLATAVAIAEADSWESFFESMKKAISLLFFIGVHCYLAYPNTSLPPSILEDSLENSEGTPSPMLAITNLTQDQVQNFVDKTNSHLPEEKHIVISLVNGARNLVVTGPPQSLYGLNLTLRKAKAPSGLDQSRIPFTERKLKFSNRFLPIASPFHSHLLASSKKFITDDLAKYNVDFSSKDLTIPVYDTYTGKDIRDYKESTIAERVTDCIVSLPVNWETATSFEATHLLDFGPGGASGLGVLTHRNKDGTGVRIIVAGTLDTNAEDEYGFKQEIFDVTSNGLKKNQNWLKEFQPKLIKNKSGKVFVDTKFSKLLGRAPLLVPGMTPCTVSPDFVAATINAGYQIELSGGGYFSPDGMTKAIDSVVSQIKKGYSLGINLIYVNPRMLQWGIPLIKELREKGYPIQSLTIGAGVPSLEVATEYIETLKLTHLDLKPGSIDAISQVINIANAHPKFPIVLQWTGGRGGGHHSFEDFHAPMFQMYSKIRRHPNIILVAGSGFGSDEDTYPYLTGEWSTKFDYPPMPFDGLLFGSRVMIAKEAKTSLAAKELIASCPGVPDNQWQQTYKKPTGGIITVRSEMGEPIHKIATRGVMFWKEMDDTIFNLPKNKLQPALDAKKEYIIKKLNADSQKPWFPTVNGEVRELSNMTYEEVGNRLVELMFIRKLNQWIDPTLRNFTGDFLRRVEERFTKVKTPSIIQSYSALDEPDALLEKLFNAYPASKDQYLNAQDVDYFLNLCQRPIQKPVPFVPVLDHRFEFFFKKDSLWQTEFLEAVVDEDVQRTCILHGPVAAQFTNNVNEPINSIFDGIHEGHIKRLLKEQYSDDSSKIPVVEYFGGEEPVAVSCQKQQSDATGKVTYRATASTDPKNWFKLLAGPERNWRNAFFTTSRVVQDSLYVDNPAQKVFKPADNLVVDITNLDTPSKTVVTLSELVHGEYKPTAVLRLVKENLIQLEMIENRTIDGKPVALPLLYTYIPEDGFAPIAEVMEGRNERIKEFYWKLWLDEPVDFKFDPRKVIKGGNFEITAKSIAEFTHAIGNNCEDFVKRSDRKLLAPMDYAIVVGWRVIIKAIFPETVDGDLLKLVHLSNGYKMIPGAKPLEEGDNISTHAIVKSVVNQPTGKIVEVVGTLSRDGKPVMEVESSFFYRGAYTDYENTFQRTVEPVYQVKIQSPKDVAVLRSKEWFQLDDEDIDLLGKTLTFETETEVTYKNANVFSSVRCSGPIKMELPTTENVEIGVVDYEAGESYGNPVVEYLKRNGSTLEQKVNLENAIPIAVLDLQSPSTNEPYAEVSGDLNPIHVSRHFANYADLPGTITHGMYSSAAVRGLIENWAADSVSARVRGFDCQFVSMVLPNTPLTVSIQHVGMINGRKLIKFETKNNEDVVVLTGEAEVEQPVSTFVFTGQGSQEQGMGMDLYQNSEVARRVWDRADIHFKETYGFSILDIVRNNPTELTIYFGGEKGRRIRNNYSQMIFETIVDGELKTEKIFKDVKEDSTSFTFRSPSGLLSATQFTQPALTLMEKASFEDLKSKGLIPADASFAGHSLGEYAALASLADVMSIESLVEVVFYRGMTMQVAVPRDALGRSNYGMVAVNPSRVSPTFTQEALQFVVEKVGKRTEWLVEIVNYNVENQQYVAAGDLRALDTLTNVLNFIKVQKIDIVKLQASLSLEKVEEHLFEIIDEVSKKSSAKPQPIELERGFACIPLRGISVPFHSSYLRNGVKPFKSFLKKNVVKENVKADRLIGKYIPNLTAKPFEITKEYFQDVYDLTASEQIKEILDNWSKYEN from the coding sequence ATGTCTACTACTACTGCTACTAGACCATTGATACTTTCCCATGGTTCTTTGGAACACGTTCTACCAGTTCCAACCAGCTGTTTCTTTGCTGCTTCTGAATTGCTAGATCAATTCAACAAAAGTCTGCCGGAACCAACTGAAAATTTTGCCTCTGACCAGGAACCTTCCTCCCCAATTGAATTGTTGGCgaaatttcttggctttgTGGCTGACTTCGTTCAAGAAGGTGAAACAAAATTCGCCGCTGTTCTTGAGAATTCTTTAAACGAGTTTGAGATTGCTTATTTGCAAGGCAATGCAGTTCATGCAGTGGCTGCTAAActacttgatgaagaggattcGAACACTACTATAGAAAAAGTTaaggaattgatcaagaattatATCAAGGCCAGATATGTCGCCAAAAagccttttgaaaagagcCAATCtgctcttttcaaatcggCTACTTCTGGTGAATCACAAATAGCTGCCATCTTTGGTGGCCAAGGTAACACAGATGACTATTTCGAAGAACTACGTGAACTATATCAAACATATAACGTTGTGGTTTCAGATGTTATCGAGTTTGCAGTCActactttgaaagagttggTCCAATCTACTCGTGACACCAAAAAGGTTTTCACTCAAGGGTTCGATGTATTAAATTGGTTGGAACAACCAACCCAGACTCCAGACACAGATTATTTACTATCGATCCCAATCTCTTGTCCCTTGATCGGTGTCATTCAATTGGCCCATTATGCGGTCACCGCTAGATTGTTGGGTTTCACTCCCGGTGAGTTGAGATCCCACTTGAACGGTGCTACGGGTCACTCACAAGGTTTGGCCACAGCTGTCGCTATCGCTGAGGCTGATTCTTGGGAgtccttctttgaatccATGAAGAAAGCTATCTCCCtattgttcttcatcggtGTTCACTGTTATCTGGCTTACCCAAACACTTCACTACCACCATCTATCCTAGAGGATTCTTTGGAGAACAGTGAAGGTACTCCATCTCCAATGTTGGCGATTACAAACTTGACTCAGGATCAAGTACAAAACTTTGTCGACAAGACTAATTCACATTTGCCAGAAGAGAAACACATTGTTATCTCCTTGGTCAACGGTGCTAGAAACCTGGTTGTTACTGGTCCACCACAATCTCTTTATGGTTTGAATTTGACTTTAAGGAAGGCAAAGGCTCCATCTGGATTGGATCAATCAAGAATCCCATTCACTGAgagaaaattgaaattctcAAACAGATTCTTGCCAATCGCATCTCCTTTCCACTCTCATCTATTGGCATCCTCTAAGAAGTTCATCACCGACGATTTGGCTAAATACAATGTGGATTTCTCTAGCAAAGATCTAACGATCCCAGTCTATGATACTTACACCGGTAAGGACATCAGAGATTACAAGGAGTCCACCATCGCCGAAAGAGTCACAGACTGTATCGTTAGTCTACCAGTGAACTGGGAAACCGCCACCAGTTTCGAAGCTACGCATTTATTGGATTTCGGTCCAGGTGGTGCATCTGGTCTTGGTGTCTTGACTCATCGTAACAAGGATGGTACTGGTGTTCGTATTATTGTCGCAGGTACTTTGGACACTAATGCAGAGGATGAATACGGTTTCAAGCAAGAAATCTTCGACGTCACTTCAAATGGTCTaaagaagaaccaaaacTGGTTGAAGGAATTCCAACCTAAGTTAATCAAAAACAAGTCAGGTAAGGTCTTTGTTGATACTAAGTTCTCTAAGCTATTGGGTAGAGCTCCACTGTTAGTCCCAGGTATGACTCCATGTACCGTTTCTCCAGATTTCGTCGCAGCCACGATTAATGCTGGCTACCAGATTGAGTTGTCTGGTGGTGGTTACTTCTCACCAGACGGTATGACTAAGGCTATTGACTCCGTTGTCTCTCAAATCAAGAAAGGTTACAGTTTGGGTATCAACTTGATTTACGTCAACCCAAGAATGTTGCAATGGGGTATCCCCTTGATCAAGGAATTGAGAGAGAAGGGTTACCCAATCCAATCCTTGACAATTGGTGCAGGTGTGCCATCTTTGGAAGTGGCTACCGAGTACattgagactttgaaattgactcacttggatttgaaaccagGTTCAATTGATGCTATCTCCCAAGTTATCAACATTGCTAACGCTCATCCAAAGTTCCCAATTGTCTTGCAATGGACTGGTGGTAGAGGTGGTGGtcatcattcttttgaagatttccaCGCTCCAATGTTCCAAATGTACTCCAAGATTAGAAGACATCCAAACATTATCCTTGTCGCAGGTTCCGGTTTTGGTTCAGATGAGGATACTTACCCATACTTGACTGGTGAATGGTCTACCAAATTTGACTACCCACCAATGCCATTCGATGGTTTATTGTTTGGTTCAAGAGTCATGATCGCAAAGGAGGCTAAGACTTCTTTGGCCGCTAAGGAGTTGATCGCATCTTGTCCAGGTGTCCCAGATAACCAATGGCAACAAACCTACAAGAAGCCAACTGGTGGTATCATCACTGTTCGTTCTGAAATGGGTGAACCAATTCACAAGATCGCTACTCGTGGTGTCATGTTCTGGAAGGAAATGGATGACACTATCTTCAACTTGCCAAAGAACAAATTACAACCTGCTTTGGATGCTAAGAAGGAATacatcatcaagaaattgaacgCTGACTCTCAAAAGCCATGGTTCCCTACCGTTAACGGCGAAGTTCGTGAATTGTCTAATATGACCTACGAAGAGGTGGGAAACAGATTGGTGGAATTGATGTTCATCAGAAAGTTGAACCAATGGATTGATCCAACTTTAAGAAACTTCACTGGTGATTTCTTGCGTCGTGTTGAAGAACGTTTCACCAAGGTCAAGACGCCTTCTATCATTCAATCTTACTCCGCTTTGGATGAACCTGATGCTCTCTTGGAGAAGCTATTCAATGCTTACCCAGCTTCTAAAGATCAATACTTGAACGCTCAAGACGTGGACTACTTCTTGAACTTGTGCCAAAGACCAATTCAAAAGCCAGTTCCATTCGTTCCAGTGCTAGACCACAGAttcgaatttttcttcaagaaagattccTTGTGGCAAACCGAATTCTTGGAAGCggttgttgatgaagatgttcaaagaaccTGTATCTTGCATGGTCCAGTCGCCGCTCAATTCACTAATAACGTCAATGAACCAATCAACAGCATCTTTGATGGTATTCACGAAGGTCACATTAAGAGATTGTTGAAGGAACAATATTCTGACGATTCTTCCAAGATTCCAGTTGTCGAATActttggtggtgaagaacCAGTTGCTGTTAGTTGCCAAAAGCAACAATCAGATGCTACTGGTAAGGTCACTTACCGTGCCACTGCTTCCACAGATCCAAAGAACTGGTTCAAATTGTTGGCAGGGCCTGAAAGAAACTGGAGAAATGCTTTCTTTACCACCTCTAGAGTGGTTCAGGACAGCCTGTACGTCGACAACCCAGCTCAAAAGGTCTTCAAGCCAGCTGATAACTTGGTTGTTGATATTACAAACTTAGACACCCCATCCAAGACTGTGGTTACTTTGTCAGAACTAGTTCACGGTGAATACAAGCCTACTGCTGTCTTGAGATTAGTCAAGGAGAACTtgattcaattggaaatGATCGAAAACAGAACCATTGATGGTAAGCCAGTCGCTTTGCCATTGTTGTACACTTACATCCCTGAGGATGGTTTCGCTCCAATCGCTGAAGTTATGGAAGGTCGTAACGAACGTATCAAGGAGTTCTACTGGAAGCTATGGCTAGATGAGCCAGTCGACTTCAAGTTCGACCCAAGAAAGGTCATCAAGGGTGGCAACTTCGAAATTACCGCCAAGAGTATCGCTGAGTTTACTCATGCTATCGGTAACAACTGTGAAGATTTTGTTAAGAGATCTGACCGTAAGTTATTGGCTCCAATGGATTACGCTATTGTGGTTGGCTGGAGAGTCATTATTAAGGCTATCTTCCCTGAGACTGTCGATGGTGACCTATTGAAATTGGTTCACCTGTCCAACGGATACAAGATGATCCCAGGTGCCAAGcctttggaagaaggtgaCAACATCTCCACACATGCTATTGTGAAGTCTGTTGTCAACCAACCAACTGGTAAGAttgttgaagttgttggTACTTTGTCCAGAGATGGAAAACCAGTGATGGAAGTTGAGTCGTCTTTCTTCTACAGAGGTGCTTACACTGACTACGAAAACACTTTCCAAAGAACTGTCGAACCTGTTTACCAGGTTAAAATTCAGTCTCCAAAGGACGTTGCAGTTTTGCGTTCCAAGGAATGGTTCcaattggatgatgaagacatTGACCTGTTGGGTAAGACTTTGACGTTCGAAACTGAAACTGAAGTTACCTACAAGAACGCCAACGTTTTTTCCTCTGTTAGATGTTCTGGTCCAATCAAGATGGAGTTGCCAACCACCGAAAACGTTGAAATCGGTGTTGTTGATTACGAAGCTGGTGAGTCTTACGGTAACCCAGTGGTTGAGTACTTGAAGAGAAACGGTTCCACTTTGGAACAAAAGGTTAACTTAGAGAATGCCATCCCAATTGCTGTTTTGGATTTGCAATCCCCAAGTACCAACGAACCATATGCTGAAGTGTCTGGTGACTTGAATCCTATCCACGTTTCTCGTCACTTCGCTAACTATGCTGACTTGCCAGGTACTATTACTCACGGTATGTACTCCTCTGCTGCCGTTCGTGGTTTGATCGAAAATTGGGCTGCAGACAGCGTTTCTGCAAGAGTTCGTGGTTTCGACTGTCAATTTGTTAGCATGGTTTTGCCAAACACTCCATTGACCGTTTCCATTCAACATGTTGGTATGATCAATGGTCGTAAGTTGATCAAGTTTGAAACTAAGAACAACGAAGATGTTGTTGTGTTGACTGGTGAGGCTGAAGTGGAACAACCTGTCTCGACATTTGTCTTTACTGGTCAAGGTTCGCAAGAACAAGGTATGGGTATGGACTTGTACCAAAATTCTGAAGTCGCAAGAAGGGTCTGGGATAGGGCTGATATTCACTTCAAGGAAACTTACGGTTTCTCTATCTTGGACATTGTTAGAAACAATCCAACTGAATTGACTATTTActttggtggtgaaaaGGGTAGAAGAATCAGAAACAACTACTCTCAAATGATCTTTGAAACTATCGTCGACGGAGAACTAAAGACCgagaagatcttcaagGATGTTAAAGAGGATTCAACCTCTTTCACTTTCAGATCTCCATCCGGTCTATTATCTGCTACTCAATTCACTCAACCTGCATTGACTTTGATGGAAAAGGCTTCCTTCGAGGACTTGAAATCTAAGGGGTTGATTCCAGCTGATGCTTCATTCGCTGGTCACTCCCTAGGTGAGTATGCtgctttggcttctttggcaGACGTTATGTCTATTGAGTCCTTGGTCGAAGTTGTCTTCTACAGAGGTATGACTATGCAGGTCGCCGTCCCAAGAGACGCTTTGGGCAGATCTAACTACGGTATGGTTGCTGTTAACCCAAGCAGAGTCTCTCCTACTTTCACACAAGAAGCTCTACAatttgttgttgagaaGGTCGGTAAGAGAACAGAGTGGTTGGTTGAGATTGTCAACTACAATGTTGAAAACCAACAATACGTTGCTGCTGGTGACTTGAGAGCCTTGGACACTTTGACTAACGTCTtgaatttcatcaaggttCAAAAAATCGATATCGTTAAGCTTCAAGCTTCTCTATCATTggaaaaagttgaagaacatctattcgaaatcattgatgaagtgtCCAAGAAGTCTTCTGCTAAGCCACAGCCTATTGAACTAGAAAGAGGATTTGCTTGTATTCCACTACGTGGTATCTCTGTTCCATTCCACTCTTCATACTTGAGAAATGGTGTTAAGCCATTCAAgagcttcttgaagaagaacgttGTCAAGGAGAATGTTAAGGCAGACAGGTTGATTGGTAAGTACATTCCAAACTTGACTGCTAAACCATTTGAGATTACCAAAGAGTATTTCCAAGACGTTTACGATTTGACTGCTTCCGAACAAATCAAGGAGATTTTGGATAACTGGTCCAAGTATGAAAATTAA
- the PRS1 gene encoding ribose phosphate diphosphokinase subunit PRS1 (similar to Saccharomyces cerevisiae PRS1 (YKL181W); ancestral locus Anc_4.278) → MRKCKVFVGNSHPELGNQICDRLGVEPAPCVLKKFANGETSVQIGVSVRDDDVYVIQSGSPTVNDHIMELLILVSACRGGSAKKITAVIPHFPYSKQCKMKKHRGAITARMLANLLIMAGADHVVSMDLHASQMQGFFSKPVDNLYGGPSLARWIRENVEDCQEAVVVSKNPGGTKRVTALADSLKINFAMIHTDRRRSKDLYAQNRDLKQLRLRKQSLLRKNRPIVRQGDGPDEEENIILTNGIQTARIRNGHVIDDDEEDDEEEDAILESEAETTSSIASDSYALGGTFNATDSDDDEEIEEHHQEKLITLVGNVHGRSAIILDDMIDRPGSFVSAAEHLVQNCGARKVYVVATHGIFTGDCLEQLEASEVIHKIVVTNTYPITKERLEKSKKLVIIDVSPIFAESIRRDHYGESISVLFDSLGSL, encoded by the coding sequence ATGCGTAAGTGTAAAGTTTTCGTGGGAAACTCTCATCCCGAACTTGGGAATCAGATTTGTGATAGGCTCGGCGTTGAACCTGCTCCATgtgttttgaagaaattcgCCAATGGTGAGACTTCCGTGCAAATCGGTGTGTCTGTCCGTGATGACGATGTGTACGTTATCCAATCCGGCTCCCCAACCGTTAATGATCATATTATGGAGcttttgattcttgtttCTGCCTGTAGAGGTGGTTCTGCCAAAAAAATCACTGCTGTGATTCCTCATTTCCCATACTCCAAGCAATGtaagatgaagaaacatAGAGGTGCTATCACCGCTAGAATGTTGGCCAATTTGCTGATCATGGCGGGTGCAGACCATGTGGTTTCTATGGATTTACATGCTTCTCAAATGCaaggtttcttctccaaacCTGTGGATAACCTTTATGGAGGTCCAAGTTTGGCCAGATGGATTAGAGAGAACGTTGAGGACTGTCAAGAAGCAGTAGTTGTATCAAAGAATCCTGGCGGTACTAAGAGAGTAACCGCTCTGGCTGATAGCTTGAAAATCAATTTTGCAATGATCCACACCGATCGTCGTCGTTCTAAGGATCTTTATGCACAAAACAGAGATTTAAAACAACTCAGACTGAGAAAGCAATCACTTTTAAGAAAGAATAGACCAATCGTCAGACAAGGCGATGGcccagatgaagaggaaaacaTTATCTTGACAAACGGTATTCAAACTGCTAGAATTAGAAACGGCCACGTTatcgatgatgacgaggaagacgatgaagaagaagatgcaaTTTTAGAGTCCGAGGCCGAGACCACATCATCGATTGCCAGCGACTCATATGCTTTGGGCGGAACTTTCAATGCTACAGATTCcgacgatgacgaagaaattgaagagcaTCACCAGGAAAAGTTAATAACTTTGGTGGGAAACGTTCATGGTCGTTCTGCCATCATCCTAGATGATATGATTGATAGACCTGGTTCTTTTGTCAGTGCTGCTGAGCATttggttcaaaattgtGGCGCTAGAAAAGTTTACGTTGTCGCTACTCATGGTATATTTACCGGCGACTGCCTTGAGCAACTTGAAGCATCAGAGGTTATTCACAAGATCGTTGTGACCAACACATATCCAATTACAAAGGAGCGCTTAGAAAAATCTAAGAAATTGGTCATTATCGATGTCTCACCAATCTTTGCCGAGTCCATCCGCCGTGATCATTACGGTGAGAGTATTTCCGTCTTGTTCGACTCTCTAGGTTCTCTTTGA
- the CTR3 gene encoding high-affinity Cu transporter CTR3 (similar to Saccharomyces cerevisiae CTR3 (YLR411W); ancestral locus Anc_4.277), whose translation MSMGGDSSGKATCKISMLWNWYTIDTCFIARSWMNDTKGKFAGSCIGCFALVVIAQWLNRVSRQFDIELLRRHKMKYLAHYMSPGSEDVSSELSIDDLSAISQESGWKTTLIALQKTLSHTWYFNFLRRNPEDLMDPIERALSCCSSVPHRDIYPSFLDHFCRAWVFVLQWGLSYIIMLLFMYYNGYIIISCLIGAVVGRFLFNYEPLGSCGGGSTSVVAHDKEENDRKCCM comes from the coding sequence ATGTCCATGGGAGGCGACTCGTCTGGTAAAGCCACATGTAAAATCTCCATGTTGTGGAATTGGTATACGATTGATACTTGTTTTATTGCTAGGTCATGGATGAATGATACAAAAGGTAAGTTTGCAGGCTCTTGTATCGGTTGCTTTGCATTGGTTGTTATTGCCCAATGGCTCAATAGAGTCTCTAGACAGTTTGATATCGAATTACTCAGAAGACATAAAATGAAATACTTGGCTCATTATATGTCACCTGGTTCTGAGGATGTCAGCTCTGAACTTTCCATTGACGATTTAAGTGCTATCAGCCAGGAATCAGGGTGGAAAACTACGTTGATTGCACTTCAAAAGACTTTGTCACATACTTGGTATTTCAATTTTCTCAGAAGAAACCCCGAAGACCTCATGGACCCTATCGAGAGAGCACTTTCATGTTGTTCATCTGTGCCACATCGTGATATCTATCCAAGTTTCCTAGACCATTTCTGTAGAGCATGGGTCTTTGTGTTGCAATGGGGTCTCTCCTACATCATCATGTTGCTATTCATGTACTACAATGGTTACATTATTATAAGTTGCCTGATCGGTGCTGTAGTTGGTCGCTTCCTTTTCAACTACGAGCCTCTAGGATCCTGCGGTGGTGGCTCTACTAGTGTTGTTGCACATGacaaagaggaaaatgacAGAAAATGCTGTATGTAA